A genomic region of Rheinheimera sp. MMS21-TC3 contains the following coding sequences:
- the lptF gene encoding LPS export ABC transporter permease LptF, whose amino-acid sequence MIIFRYLLGEVLKSQLTVFVILMTIIISQRFVKILADASEGELPGQLVMSIVALKLPQLAVIILPLSAFVGVLVAYGRIYADSEMTVLHSTGVSEWYVARITIILSLLLAMLAGTVTLYISPWATEQEYQLLEKADASAGLFSLMPGRFQHTSNEKAVIFVHDINRTGELSKVFVAQNNSQSGQDTNPTHAIVYAQLGKVTEDATGAQQLELAQGRRYAGEGKTAAFEITEFGRYQIQIREQEVEQRRRKLGSLATAELIQLDSSEALAEWHWRIAIPLSIPLLTLIAVPLSRVNPRQGKFGRLMPALLLYLGYYAMLIIARSALEDETIPAILGMWWIHGSALLLGMVLIMRNRTGAQRFQAWLVGRS is encoded by the coding sequence TTGATCATTTTTCGTTATTTGTTAGGTGAAGTCTTAAAATCTCAGCTAACAGTATTTGTTATTTTGATGACCATAATTATAAGCCAGCGCTTTGTAAAAATTTTGGCTGATGCCTCAGAGGGCGAATTACCAGGTCAATTAGTGATGAGTATAGTGGCACTTAAATTACCGCAATTAGCGGTAATTATATTGCCGTTAAGTGCTTTTGTTGGCGTTTTGGTGGCCTATGGCCGAATTTATGCTGACAGTGAGATGACAGTGCTGCACTCTACTGGTGTTAGTGAGTGGTATGTTGCGCGAATAACGATAATATTATCGTTATTGTTAGCTATGTTAGCTGGAACTGTCACCCTTTATATTAGCCCTTGGGCAACAGAGCAAGAGTATCAGTTATTAGAAAAAGCCGATGCTAGCGCGGGGCTATTCTCATTAATGCCTGGCCGTTTTCAGCATACATCAAATGAAAAAGCAGTTATTTTTGTTCATGATATCAACCGCACTGGTGAATTAAGTAAGGTATTTGTTGCACAAAACAATAGTCAAAGCGGTCAAGATACTAACCCAACCCATGCTATTGTTTATGCACAACTTGGTAAAGTTACCGAAGACGCTACAGGCGCACAGCAATTAGAATTAGCGCAAGGGCGCCGTTATGCGGGTGAAGGTAAAACAGCTGCCTTTGAAATTACTGAGTTTGGCCGTTATCAAATTCAAATACGTGAACAAGAAGTCGAGCAGCGACGCCGCAAACTAGGCAGTTTAGCAACAGCAGAGCTAATCCAGCTAGATAGCAGTGAAGCCTTAGCCGAGTGGCATTGGCGTATTGCTATTCCCTTGTCTATTCCGCTGTTGACGCTAATAGCGGTGCCGCTAAGTCGAGTGAATCCACGCCAAGGTAAGTTTGGTCGATTAATGCCAGCCTTGCTATTGTATTTAGGCTATTACGCTATGCTGATTATTGCTCGTTCTGCCCTAGAAGATGAAACTATCCCAGCCATCTTAGGCATGTGGTGGATCCATGGCTCAGCTTTATTACTAGGCATGGTTTTAATTATGCGCAATAGAACAGGTGCGCAACGGTTCCAAGCTTGGCTTGTGGGGCGCAGTTAA
- the lptG gene encoding LPS export ABC transporter permease LptG translates to MLKIVDIYIGRTILSTSMLTLSVLLVISAMFKFIDQMRSIGRGYYDMVHAALYTLYTVPGDLVTFFPMAVLIGGLIGLGMLASNSELVVMQAAGMSRFNIVSSVMKTAVVMVLIVMAVAEWGAPISDRVARELRIKAISDGNLFASQQGVWAKDADQFVNIKQVDDFGNLNNIIIYQFDDDLKLVSIVNAETAVFKNDAWLLQQVQQQQFTEQKIDQQQLTRLRWRSSLTPEKLGVVTIKPEMLSITGLADYVDYLEQNGQDASRYQLAFWRKVLQPLTIIAMLLMALSFIFGPLRSVTMGARVLMGILTGFAFYMSNEVFGPIALVYQLPSIAGAALPSVLFIVLSIYLMRKKV, encoded by the coding sequence ATGTTAAAAATAGTAGATATTTATATAGGCCGCACTATTTTAAGCACATCAATGCTTACCTTAAGCGTGTTATTGGTCATATCGGCCATGTTTAAGTTTATAGACCAAATGCGCTCTATAGGCCGTGGTTATTACGATATGGTTCATGCTGCACTTTATACGCTGTATACAGTACCTGGTGATTTAGTAACCTTTTTTCCTATGGCGGTGTTAATAGGCGGCTTAATTGGTTTAGGTATGTTAGCCAGTAATAGTGAGCTAGTGGTAATGCAGGCGGCAGGTATGTCCCGCTTCAATATAGTTAGTTCAGTTATGAAAACCGCTGTTGTAATGGTGCTAATTGTTATGGCGGTTGCTGAGTGGGGAGCGCCTATTAGCGATAGAGTAGCCCGCGAGCTGCGAATAAAAGCTATTTCAGATGGTAATTTATTTGCATCACAGCAAGGTGTATGGGCTAAAGATGCTGATCAATTTGTTAATATTAAACAAGTTGATGACTTTGGTAATTTAAATAATATTATTATTTATCAATTTGATGATGATTTAAAGCTAGTGTCTATTGTTAATGCTGAAACTGCAGTATTTAAGAATGACGCTTGGTTGTTACAACAAGTACAGCAACAGCAATTTACCGAACAAAAAATTGACCAGCAACAGCTAACAAGACTGCGTTGGCGCTCTTCATTAACGCCGGAAAAGCTAGGTGTGGTGACCATTAAGCCTGAAATGCTGTCTATTACAGGACTGGCAGATTATGTCGATTATTTAGAACAGAATGGCCAAGATGCTAGCCGGTATCAGTTAGCTTTTTGGCGTAAAGTATTACAGCCATTAACCATCATTGCTATGCTATTAATGGCGTTGTCTTTTATTTTTGGGCCGCTACGTAGTGTTACTATGGGCGCCAGAGTCTTAATGGGTATTTTAACTGGCTTTGCATTTTACATGAGCAATGAAGTCTTTGGCCCTATAGCATTGGTCTATCAACTGCCATCTATTGCTGGCGCGGCATTACCCAGTGTATTATTTATAGTGTTATCTATATATTTGATGCGTAAAAAGGTATAA
- a CDS encoding exopolyphosphatase, with protein sequence MNSSRSKLEQTEHQPYIAAVDLGSNSFHLVVARIIDGDIQLLHREKQKVHLAQGLNDHFILSEEAIERGLKALAQFSDTLAPFALGSVRVIATFTLRRAKNAATFIRRAKAVFPFPIEVVSGQEEARIIYQGVAHYEHFDDKRLVIDIGGGSTEFVIGCGQQPLCLSSRNIGCVSYGKDYFSQGRISAKRFNRAILHAEQELEHIANNFKNIGWQKALGTSGTVKAVRDIIVALGFSNDSIEACHLETLKSYLLQFENCSELVIPGLNEDRKLLICSGLAILIAAFKQLQIQQLSYIDAALREGILYEMSDRLQHHDIRQQSVASMQRRYDIDIAQANRVSSTALALFNQVSASWQLEPEHGKALIWAANLFEVGLHINSSSVQKHSAYILQHANLPGFNQEQQLLVATLVRFHRRKIRAEEIPHFSLYQLSQVVNLIVLLRLAVLLNQKRRDNFLPDIRISGSEQQLQLYIETNWLEQQSLLAAYLQSEQKQLRKITFHLECLNLPNYNPD encoded by the coding sequence ATGAACTCTTCTCGATCAAAGCTCGAGCAAACAGAACATCAACCTTATATAGCTGCTGTTGATTTAGGCTCAAACTCCTTTCACCTCGTAGTTGCACGGATCATCGATGGCGACATTCAGCTACTGCATCGTGAAAAGCAAAAAGTTCATTTAGCTCAAGGTTTAAATGATCATTTTATACTCAGTGAAGAGGCTATAGAGCGCGGTTTAAAAGCCTTAGCACAGTTTTCTGATACATTAGCCCCTTTTGCACTAGGTTCTGTACGGGTTATTGCTACTTTCACTTTACGCCGAGCTAAAAATGCAGCCACCTTTATTCGCCGTGCTAAAGCGGTTTTTCCTTTTCCAATAGAAGTAGTCTCAGGTCAAGAAGAAGCGCGAATAATTTATCAAGGCGTCGCCCACTATGAACATTTTGACGATAAAAGATTAGTTATTGATATAGGTGGCGGTAGCACTGAGTTTGTTATTGGCTGCGGTCAACAGCCTCTTTGCCTTAGCAGTCGTAATATAGGCTGTGTTAGTTATGGCAAAGATTATTTTAGCCAAGGTCGTATTAGTGCAAAACGTTTTAATAGAGCGATTTTACATGCCGAACAAGAATTAGAGCATATTGCTAATAACTTTAAAAATATTGGCTGGCAAAAAGCACTTGGCACATCTGGCACTGTTAAAGCTGTACGCGATATTATTGTTGCTTTAGGTTTTAGTAACGACAGCATCGAAGCTTGTCATCTAGAAACCTTAAAAAGCTACTTATTACAATTTGAAAATTGCAGTGAATTAGTTATCCCTGGCTTAAATGAAGATCGTAAACTGCTTATTTGTTCTGGTTTAGCGATATTAATAGCCGCTTTTAAACAGCTGCAAATCCAACAGCTTTCTTATATAGATGCCGCTTTACGTGAAGGCATACTCTATGAAATGAGCGACCGCTTACAGCATCATGATATTCGCCAACAAAGCGTAGCTAGTATGCAACGCCGTTATGATATTGATATCGCACAGGCAAACCGTGTTAGCAGTACTGCCTTAGCCTTATTTAACCAAGTCAGTGCTAGCTGGCAATTAGAACCTGAACATGGCAAAGCTTTAATCTGGGCAGCAAACTTATTTGAAGTGGGTTTACATATTAATTCGTCAAGTGTGCAAAAACACTCTGCCTATATTTTACAGCACGCTAATCTACCTGGTTTTAACCAAGAGCAACAACTGCTAGTTGCAACTTTAGTTCGTTTTCATCGGCGAAAAATTCGAGCGGAAGAGATCCCACACTTTAGCTTATATCAGCTATCACAAGTGGTTAATTTAATAGTCTTATTAAGACTTGCTGTCTTGCTTAATCAAAAACGTCGTGACAACTTTTTGCCTGATATTCGCATTAGTGGCAGTGAGCAACAATTACAGTTGTATATAGAAACCAATTGGTTAGAACAACAAAGCTTATTAGCTGCTTATTTGCAAAGCGAGCAAAAGCAACTGCGCAAAATCACCTTTCATTTAGAGTGTTTAAACTTGCCTAACTACAACCCCGACTAA
- the ppk1 gene encoding polyphosphate kinase 1, translated as MPQHSLTNNLDFPCYPRELSWLDFNGRVLQEAADERNPAIERLRFLGIYSNNMDEFFRVRVADVKRRILLKKYQTSEQEDAEELLTKIQQQVQQLGQRFNAIYLEIQLELRKHNIELIDHFKLTELQSDWVKQYFRQNVLKHISPMILSGDEVKLTKALEDNTTYLMVEMLGNSKPEYAIVQVPTAELSRFIELPLDLNTRKKNGHYRRQILLLDDVIVHCIADLFSGFFQFEQIQAYSLKLTRDAEYNISDTLDQSLIDKMSKGIRQRLQSEPVRLVYDAAMPEQMLKVLNKQLGTSSNDSLVSGGRYRNFKDFINFPNFGHASLAFPPLTTLASAAFERHTTSFDAINHSDILLHYPYHSFNYFTEWVRQASFDPKVSQIRITMYRVAKHSRVIHSLLDAVRNGKKVSVVMELKARFDEENNINWARKMTEGGIQVIFGLTSLKVHAKLCLITRQEKGKAVHYGHIGTGNFNEKTALVYTDFSLFTCQSEITTELEQVFEFIEHSYRPYIFKHLIVSPTWARPKLLQLIQREIDLANSGKKSEILLKVNNLADDEIINLLYLASQAGVKIRLIVRGMCSLVSGIPGKSDNIKVISILDRFLEHARIYVFHNAGDTEVYLSSADWMTRNIDQRVEVGVPILDPRLKQNMLDILDIQWRDNVKARIIGPCHDNAYVKRGNKRKIRSQQQIYNYWARQARPQLDTETE; from the coding sequence ATGCCGCAGCACAGCTTAACTAATAACCTAGACTTTCCCTGCTATCCTCGAGAATTAAGTTGGCTAGACTTTAATGGCAGAGTGCTACAAGAAGCAGCTGATGAACGTAATCCGGCTATAGAGCGATTACGTTTTCTTGGTATTTACTCCAACAATATGGATGAGTTCTTTCGAGTCCGCGTTGCTGATGTTAAACGACGGATCCTGTTAAAAAAATACCAGACTAGTGAACAAGAAGATGCCGAAGAACTGCTAACTAAAATTCAACAACAAGTACAGCAACTAGGCCAACGCTTTAATGCTATTTACTTAGAGATCCAGCTAGAGCTGCGTAAACATAATATTGAGTTAATAGATCATTTCAAATTAACCGAGTTGCAAAGCGACTGGGTAAAACAGTACTTTAGGCAAAATGTGCTTAAGCATATTTCGCCGATGATTTTATCCGGTGATGAGGTTAAATTAACTAAAGCTTTAGAAGATAATACCACTTACCTAATGGTTGAAATGTTAGGTAACAGTAAACCAGAATATGCCATAGTCCAAGTACCAACCGCAGAACTGTCACGTTTTATAGAATTACCGCTAGACTTAAATACCCGTAAGAAAAATGGTCACTATCGGCGGCAAATTTTATTATTGGACGATGTCATCGTGCACTGCATCGCTGATTTATTCAGTGGTTTTTTTCAGTTTGAACAAATTCAAGCCTATTCATTAAAACTTACTCGTGATGCGGAATATAATATTAGTGACACTTTAGACCAAAGCTTGATAGATAAAATGTCTAAAGGTATTCGCCAGCGCTTACAATCAGAACCTGTCCGCTTAGTTTATGATGCAGCTATGCCAGAGCAAATGCTCAAAGTGCTAAATAAACAATTAGGCACCAGCTCCAACGACTCTTTAGTTTCTGGCGGCCGTTACCGTAACTTTAAAGACTTTATTAATTTTCCTAACTTTGGTCATGCTAGTTTAGCCTTCCCACCATTAACTACCTTAGCTAGTGCAGCATTTGAACGTCACACCACTAGTTTTGATGCTATTAACCATAGCGATATCTTGTTGCATTACCCCTATCATAGCTTTAATTACTTTACTGAGTGGGTACGCCAAGCATCTTTTGATCCTAAAGTCAGCCAGATCAGAATTACAATGTATCGGGTAGCTAAGCATTCGCGGGTTATTCATTCTTTACTAGATGCCGTTCGTAACGGTAAAAAAGTTAGCGTTGTTATGGAGTTAAAAGCTCGATTCGATGAGGAAAACAATATTAACTGGGCCCGAAAAATGACCGAAGGCGGCATTCAGGTTATCTTTGGCTTAACCAGTTTAAAAGTGCACGCTAAATTGTGTCTGATTACCCGGCAGGAAAAAGGCAAAGCTGTACATTATGGCCATATAGGAACAGGCAACTTTAATGAAAAAACAGCCTTAGTCTACACCGACTTTAGCTTATTTACTTGTCAGTCTGAGATTACCACCGAACTAGAGCAAGTATTTGAGTTTATTGAACATAGCTACCGCCCTTATATATTTAAGCACTTAATTGTCTCACCAACTTGGGCTAGGCCTAAATTATTGCAATTAATTCAACGCGAAATTGATCTAGCTAACTCGGGTAAAAAGTCTGAGATCCTACTTAAGGTAAATAACTTAGCTGATGATGAAATTATTAATTTACTCTATCTTGCTAGCCAAGCTGGGGTGAAAATACGCTTAATTGTCCGTGGTATGTGCTCATTAGTTTCCGGTATTCCAGGTAAAAGTGACAATATAAAAGTGATTAGTATTTTAGACCGCTTTTTAGAACATGCCCGCATCTATGTCTTTCATAACGCTGGCGATACCGAAGTCTATTTATCTTCTGCCGACTGGATGACCCGCAATATTGATCAGCGGGTTGAAGTCGGCGTACCAATCTTAGACCCTCGATTAAAACAAAATATGTTAGACATTTTAGATATTCAGTGGCGCGACAACGTAAAGGCACGTATTATTGGCCCTTGCCATGATAACGCTTATGTTAAACGTGGCAATAAACGTAAGATCCGCTCGCAGCAGCAGATTTATAATTATTGGGCTCGCCAAGCGCGGCCGCAACTAGACACTGAAACTGAATGA
- a CDS encoding glycine cleavage system protein R, giving the protein MKQLVLTLIGQDKPGLVDNLATVVNENNGNWTASNLSHLAGYFAGILQLEVSEQDLPKLTQALEQMSDLEVKIQHGIEHTLNEQQHLRFVITGNDRPGIVRELSSVIKHKGTNIIHFESSKQGAPNWGVPLFTAVATVELPANVSRSEVVKALEAIATDIVVDIDTDV; this is encoded by the coding sequence ATGAAGCAGTTAGTACTTACGCTAATAGGACAAGATAAGCCTGGATTAGTCGATAATCTTGCCACTGTAGTTAATGAAAACAATGGTAACTGGACAGCCAGTAATTTAAGTCATTTAGCCGGTTACTTTGCCGGTATCTTACAACTTGAGGTTTCAGAGCAAGACTTACCCAAATTAACCCAAGCGCTTGAGCAAATGAGCGATCTAGAAGTCAAAATTCAGCATGGTATTGAGCATACTTTAAATGAACAACAACATTTACGCTTTGTGATAACAGGTAATGATAGGCCAGGTATTGTCCGCGAGTTATCATCTGTTATTAAACATAAAGGCACTAACATTATTCATTTTGAAAGTAGTAAACAAGGTGCACCTAATTGGGGCGTGCCGCTATTTACCGCAGTAGCTACAGTTGAGCTGCCTGCTAATGTTAGCCGTAGTGAGGTTGTAAAAGCATTAGAGGCTATAGCTACAGATATTGTTGTTGATATTGATACTGATGTTTAA
- a CDS encoding TIGR00153 family protein translates to MPASTFLSVFAKSPIKPIEEHIRKVHETSEQLLPFFEAVYQKDWAMATEVRKKIVMLEKEADILKREIRVNLPRGLFLPVDRADILELVSQQDKIANKTKDISGRILGRELLIPAELQQDFKQYVQRCIDATQLASDVINEFEELLETGFRGRAVDLVVKMIGRLDRIEKDTDDMQIKLRRALRLLEQDLNPIDVMFLYRTLEWVGDLADIALRVGSRLEIMLGR, encoded by the coding sequence ATGCCAGCTAGTACTTTTTTATCCGTGTTTGCTAAATCACCTATTAAGCCGATAGAGGAACATATCCGCAAGGTGCATGAAACAAGCGAACAGTTATTGCCATTTTTTGAAGCTGTGTACCAAAAAGATTGGGCCATGGCGACAGAAGTGCGGAAGAAAATCGTTATGTTGGAAAAGGAAGCTGACATTTTAAAGCGGGAAATTAGGGTTAATTTACCCCGAGGTTTATTTTTACCTGTCGATCGTGCCGATATTCTGGAGCTGGTTTCACAGCAAGATAAAATTGCCAATAAGACCAAAGATATTTCTGGGCGTATTTTAGGCCGAGAACTATTAATCCCGGCTGAGTTACAACAAGACTTTAAACAATATGTTCAGCGCTGTATTGATGCTACTCAATTAGCTAGCGATGTGATAAATGAGTTTGAAGAACTGCTGGAAACTGGCTTCCGAGGCCGTGCAGTAGATCTGGTTGTTAAAATGATTGGACGCTTAGACCGGATTGAAAAAGATACCGATGACATGCAAATAAAATTACGTAGAGCTTTACGTTTATTGGAGCAAGATTTAAATCCAATTGATGTTATGTTTTTATACCGTACGTTAGAGTGGGTTGGCGACTTAGCCGATATCGCGCTGCGAGTGGGTTCACGGCTCGAAATAATGCTAGGTCGCTAA
- a CDS encoding anion permease yields the protein MDIIQSYGLILIFIAVVFGFLMAYGVGANDVANAMGTSVGSKALSIKQAIFIAAIFEFAGAYLAGGSVTSTIRGGITDPSFFIDAPELMAYGMIAALLAAATWLIVASYFGWPVSTTHSIVGAIIGFAAVGVGVDSVNWGKVGGIVGSWVITPILAGVLAYMFFMSAQKLIFNTEQPLENAKKYVPFYMAFAAFMMSLVTIQKGLKHVGLGLGSTANGYYLAIAIAIVVGVIGKVVISRLKFDPAADKRMQFNNVERIFGILMITTACCMAFAHGSNDVANAIGPLAAVVSVVTSGGEINSTAALAWWILPLGAIGIVIGLATLGARVIRTVGTAITHLTPSRGFAAELSAASTVVIASGTGLPISTTQTLVGAVLGVGLARGIAALNLGVVRNIFISWIITLPVGAGLAIVLFYILKLIFG from the coding sequence ATGGATATTATACAATCGTACGGTTTAATTTTAATTTTTATTGCAGTAGTGTTTGGTTTTTTAATGGCTTATGGCGTTGGTGCAAATGATGTTGCCAATGCGATGGGCACTTCTGTTGGTTCTAAAGCGTTAAGTATTAAACAAGCGATATTTATTGCAGCAATCTTTGAGTTTGCTGGTGCTTACCTCGCAGGTGGCTCTGTTACATCAACAATACGGGGAGGGATTACTGATCCTTCCTTCTTTATAGATGCACCTGAGCTGATGGCCTACGGCATGATTGCAGCATTATTAGCTGCAGCAACTTGGTTAATAGTGGCTTCTTATTTTGGTTGGCCAGTATCAACCACTCACTCTATAGTTGGTGCTATTATTGGCTTTGCCGCAGTTGGTGTAGGGGTAGACTCAGTAAACTGGGGTAAGGTTGGCGGTATAGTGGGCAGTTGGGTTATTACACCCATTCTAGCCGGTGTCTTGGCTTATATGTTCTTTATGAGCGCGCAAAAACTAATATTTAATACTGAACAGCCGTTAGAAAATGCCAAGAAATATGTCCCTTTCTATATGGCATTTGCTGCTTTTATGATGTCTTTAGTGACTATTCAAAAAGGTTTAAAGCACGTTGGTTTAGGCCTAGGCAGCACTGCTAATGGTTATTATTTAGCCATTGCCATCGCCATTGTGGTTGGCGTCATAGGTAAAGTTGTTATTTCACGCTTAAAGTTTGATCCAGCCGCAGATAAACGGATGCAGTTTAATAATGTAGAGCGTATTTTTGGTATATTAATGATAACAACAGCTTGCTGTATGGCATTTGCTCATGGCTCTAACGATGTAGCTAACGCCATAGGCCCATTAGCAGCAGTAGTTAGCGTTGTCACTTCAGGTGGTGAAATTAATAGTACAGCAGCCTTAGCTTGGTGGATTTTACCTCTAGGTGCTATTGGTATTGTAATTGGTTTAGCCACTTTAGGGGCAAGAGTTATTAGAACCGTGGGTACAGCTATCACCCATTTGACACCAAGTCGTGGTTTTGCTGCAGAACTATCAGCAGCTTCTACAGTGGTAATAGCCTCGGGTACAGGCTTACCTATTTCAACCACACAAACCTTAGTTGGGGCTGTGTTAGGAGTAGGCTTAGCACGCGGTATTGCAGCGCTTAACTTAGGGGTTGTACGTAATATCTTTATTTCTTGGATTATTACCTTACCTGTTGGTGCAGGGCTAGCTATAGTGTTATTTTATATTTTAAAGCTGATTTTTGGTTGA
- a CDS encoding hydrogen peroxide-inducible genes activator, which yields MKHLPSLKQLQYLLALHEHQHFGRAAEACYIGQSTLSAAVANLEQTLDAQLLERDHKTFIFTAVGEEVVRQARHIVSQCESLADFARYQGKPMAGPFRLGCIPTIAPFVLSEVMQACRQQYPELKLLLREDTSDNSLQALADGRLDMVLLALPYETLGMHSRTLAQDPFKLVLHKDWEKRGYNQDVSQWPDESIFLLEREHCLTGHAVTACELADSRKVNPFFATSLHTLTQMVNNKLGVTFMPQMAINSGLLTGTELIVKTPAAENAYREIGVVWRPTSNKIASYQLMADLIATVLQQKCQ from the coding sequence ATGAAACACTTGCCTAGTTTAAAGCAGTTACAATATTTATTAGCTTTGCATGAGCATCAGCATTTTGGTCGAGCAGCTGAAGCCTGTTATATCGGCCAATCCACACTAAGTGCTGCTGTGGCAAACTTGGAGCAAACCTTAGATGCTCAGTTATTAGAACGAGATCATAAAACCTTTATTTTTACAGCTGTTGGCGAAGAGGTTGTGCGTCAAGCCAGACATATTGTTAGTCAATGCGAATCTTTAGCAGACTTTGCCCGTTATCAGGGTAAACCTATGGCTGGTCCTTTTCGGCTAGGGTGTATTCCTACCATAGCACCTTTTGTGTTAAGTGAAGTGATGCAAGCCTGTCGGCAACAGTATCCTGAATTAAAATTACTGCTGCGCGAAGACACCTCAGATAATTCACTTCAAGCTTTAGCAGACGGCCGTTTAGATATGGTGTTGTTAGCACTACCTTATGAAACCTTAGGCATGCATAGCCGTACCTTAGCGCAAGATCCGTTTAAACTGGTCTTACATAAAGACTGGGAAAAGCGCGGTTATAATCAAGATGTCAGTCAGTGGCCAGACGAAAGTATTTTTTTATTAGAGCGGGAACATTGTTTAACAGGGCACGCTGTTACTGCTTGCGAACTTGCTGATAGCCGTAAAGTAAACCCATTTTTTGCCACTAGCTTACATACCTTAACCCAGATGGTGAATAATAAACTAGGGGTAACCTTTATGCCGCAAATGGCCATTAATAGTGGCTTATTAACGGGTACAGAGTTAATTGTTAAAACACCCGCAGCAGAAAATGCTTATAGAGAAATTGGCGTAGTTTGGCGGCCAACATCCAATAAAATAGCAAGTTATCAGTTAATGGCAGATTTAATTGCAACCGTTTTACAGCAAAAATGCCAATAA
- the queA gene encoding tRNA preQ1(34) S-adenosylmethionine ribosyltransferase-isomerase QueA: MQVSDFSFQLPEQLIARHPKAERSSSRLLAMNKKNGALSHHIFKQIIDFIHPDDLVVFNNTKVIPARLFGQKASGGKVEVLVERVLDQKRFLAHVRASKAPKPGTKLILEQSAEVEMLQRHDELFELAVCSTEPVLEMLERLGHMPLPPYIDRPDTAEDKARYQTVYSETPGAVAAPTAGLHFDAPLLQQLTDKGVEFAYVTLHVGAGTFQPVRVDNVLEHKMHAEYIDIPQSTVDAIAACKARGGRVIAVGTTSVRSLESAAQQGNGELIAYKGDTQIFIYPGYEFKVVDALITNFHLPESTLIMLVSAFSQREYVMQAYATAIAEQYRFYSYGDAMFIS; this comes from the coding sequence ATGCAAGTGAGTGATTTTTCTTTTCAACTACCCGAGCAACTTATTGCTCGTCATCCTAAAGCAGAACGTTCATCTAGCCGTTTGTTAGCTATGAATAAGAAAAATGGTGCTTTAAGTCATCATATTTTTAAACAAATTATCGACTTTATTCATCCTGATGACTTAGTGGTATTTAATAACACTAAAGTTATTCCCGCGCGTTTGTTCGGTCAAAAAGCCTCTGGTGGTAAAGTTGAGGTATTAGTAGAGCGAGTATTAGATCAAAAACGATTTTTAGCCCATGTTCGCGCCAGTAAAGCCCCTAAGCCAGGTACAAAGTTAATTTTAGAGCAATCGGCTGAAGTTGAAATGCTGCAACGCCATGATGAGCTGTTTGAATTGGCGGTGTGTTCTACTGAGCCCGTATTAGAGATGTTAGAGCGTTTAGGCCATATGCCTTTACCCCCTTATATTGACCGCCCAGATACAGCAGAGGACAAAGCCCGTTATCAAACAGTATATAGCGAAACTCCTGGTGCCGTAGCCGCACCGACAGCTGGCTTACACTTTGATGCCCCTTTGTTACAGCAGTTAACCGATAAAGGTGTCGAGTTTGCTTATGTCACTTTGCATGTTGGGGCAGGTACCTTTCAACCAGTACGAGTTGATAATGTGTTAGAGCATAAAATGCATGCCGAATATATAGATATACCGCAGAGCACAGTTGATGCCATTGCTGCTTGTAAAGCTCGGGGTGGCAGGGTTATAGCCGTTGGTACTACGTCGGTTCGTTCATTAGAATCTGCTGCTCAACAAGGTAATGGCGAATTAATTGCTTATAAAGGTGATACCCAAATATTTATTTATCCAGGCTATGAATTTAAAGTAGTAGATGCCTTAATTACCAACTTTCATTTGCCGGAATCAACCTTAATTATGTTGGTGTCTGCTTTTAGCCAGCGTGAATATGTAATGCAAGCTTATGCCACGGCAATAGCAGAGCAATACCGATTCTATTCCTATGGCGATGCTATGTTTATTAGTTAG